aacattcgctagctgtataatgtagcgcgcatgcgccgtcacgcttcgagaacatcggcagctgacgcgcgcgcatgcgccgtcgcgcttcgagaacatcggcagctgacgcgcgcgcatgcgccgttgcgcttctcccccttctcgaacattcgacagctgacagtgcatgcgccgtcgcgctgtatatatactcaaggtcggcgctcgctcgctcagttggcgctcgtcagttggtttgtacggcgcgtcgacgtccgaggtcgcaattcgacgtcccttcgaccagcgccggccaaagtggcatctaaaagccatcgtgctcaaagttcgtcgcaataaataaacaccgccctttcgcatacgtgtcgtacgtgttcactcatttaacacccctcctacaaccacgttaaccaatttagccagcgacccaagtaagtcgcaatttttTTCAGGCATTGGGTTGCTTCTATGTCAAATAAATAGTGACTGTACATTTTCTGTGTAAGTGTAGTTGTCGTCTGAGTTCCAAGACTATTAGCCCCGCGAAGGTGCCCGCGAGTATCGATGCCTTgcggatgacgtcacggcacggactaTTTGATGTGAGCCGCGGCGCGCCTACATAATGATGCGCTCGCTTGGTGCGCTGTTCCAATGTTTTCGTTCGCTTTTGCTTTTTTCAAGCTGCAGATGAATGAAGAAAACAGATTTAACAATGTttcaaaaaaagaacaataaaaagtGTTCTGTTGATACTGCACAATCACGCGCTGGGTCGTATGGCAATGCGTGATGAGTGAAAAGGTCTGTGTCGCGCTGCTAGCCTCGGTGATAGATTCCATTCGTGGCGACGACAGCCACATTCCGACAGTTTTGAAAACCAAGAACACGCTTCTGTTTGAATACAACAATCTCATTGACGCATCACTATGTGATTTTGAGAAGGAATTAAGAGACCACGTTTACATTGTAAGGCTGAGATATGCGTGGGTGAATTCTTTCAGGGATATCAGGAGTTTTCCTCCCCTAGAACAATTTGTACCGCAGAAATCCACGTATTTCCATACAGCGCTTTCCCAAGTGTATGAAGCCCCGCACTCACGTGTAGCATCGAGTATCGCAACATATACCGGAAGATGCTCGCCCTAGAATAGCGCCGCCGCTGCGCGTTTTTCTTAAAAACTGGTTCACTCAACccgctgttttgttttatgtttCTCTCGCAAGAATTTCGAAGCTTTATTGACCTAAATTATTGAGGTCAAGTGTGGTTGAGGTAGGGTGCGGAAATTCGTGCAGAATTGTAACAACGACACGGTCGCGCTCTGAACTACCAGTTCATATAGCCACCTCACATGTTGAATCTCTTTGCAGTTTATTACCTCTTGTTGAGCATGCTAAGCGAGACCAGTTGCCGCCTCATCTAGGCGAAGGTTCTTCAGCAGTTAATTAATGGGTCAAGAGCCCATGAGTTGAAATTTTTTTCAGGGTTTGGAGAGGGCACATACTTGAAATGGTAATTTTTCACACtgcatggacaaaaaaaaaaaatgaggggtaGGCGATAGGCCCGGCGAGCCATCCCCTGGTTACACCTCTGCTTGGGCAGCGTCTGTGAGTGCGCGATAATAGGAGTACAATTCGACTTTCTGACGTTTGTGTTGAAGTCGTTGCTATCAGTGGTGCTGCCAATTGAAGCTGCCATTAGCGTTTGTGACGCGGCGGTAGGACACTCCAGCATTTCGCGCAAATTAGGGTGTAAGACTACCTAATCTATGGCGATTGTTAAGAATAGACGTGTACATATGATCCTAGCGAACGGAAGTATCTCATCATTTCCGAAATCGTTGTGTGTGCGGCAgtattattttgtttgtttgacgAATAAGTTACGTGAGTGCTTATGACAGTGATATTTGTGTAATGTCTATTGCTGGAGAAAGCGCAGTTATGTAAAATCATTTAAGTCATTCGAAGATGCACGCGTAACTTGCACGGTAAAGAGCAATGTATTTAGTGAATTGAAAAGGCCCCATTGTCATTTCTCAGACTTCAGCACAGACATGATCTCGCGGATTCCGCGCCTAGTTGTAATAACGTTAATAGGACTGAGCATATTTTTTCTAGCACCCAATTGGTGGTGTGCACGATAAAAACAACGAACGTAGTCTCCTGCATCACCATGTTCACAATAAATCTTCCGTTCGGGCGGGAATCTTGCTACCTTAAGCTTAAGCTTGGAAACTTTTTACAACTATAAAaacgttcactagttgtgaaacctTGCACTTTTATGTTGAGAAATTTTGTGTAACGATACATAAGAatcaaaaattggccccgtatctgcatgtaatttGGAAATGTTGtcaaaagatgatagtcttgcgtgtggagagagtgaacaaaacatttatttgacgttctgcgctagaaaattggtgaatggtattcaggaagcgctgcgttagagggcctcgagcgtgcagtgtcttttgtgtccttcttgtctctgtgtcgtcgttttgttctcgcgctataactatcgtcgtgcagtggaggcgaacgagtgcatcaagccacgtcacacgtgagacatgaccgccatcAGGCAGTTCTTttcggaaaacaaagcgcgtggctctgagatgggcgtgcgcacctgtctcagaggtgataaggtgtagaacgcaaggcgacgggtagatgccaccaccgtctcgtcttagcaaagcgttggaaacactcgcttcttcgtgcatgcgttgcctggtcagcgcagtgtgataaacgcttCGGTCCTAGAATTATTTATGTATGAtatttctagtaaaagacgcacatgcagaatatatacgtgttgttagggtgcctcagatatgcgcaataattgctttttaattgacaatcgcactcGTATGAACGCTagatcttgagcaacattggtgggcgctgcggatggggtcggccattcggGGTATccgctggtgctgtttagagtacccggtttgCGGTAAGGGTGGACAAAATAAGCAAGTGTACAGACACACAGGCCAAATTTTTTGCGTAGGAGGTTTCCAAGAGAGATTATCGTCTTTATTAACCAACGTATCGCTAAAGAGCATGTACACGGAAGGCGCAGGAAGAGGCGAGAAGCGCCAGCGGAGCAGGCGAGTCCTTGCTGTGACGTCACCTCGCCGCAACTGCAGCGAcaccagtgttcgttctcggggctaatacGGGCTTGAAGACACTGAAAAAACGCCGTCTTTAGGCGCGCATATAGAATGAGCTGTGCTTGCAGTAGCATCTAAAACAAGACCAGGCTGGGCCTCGAATTTTAAGAGGCGAGCACCGGTATAGGCTGTTTTCAGCATTGCACCAAACTTCAGTTTTTTACAGGTTGTTCGTGAAGTATTTACTGTTGAGTATTTTCACAGGAAGGCAACTCAAAACTCAGGTTACTTACAAAACTACACGCTTCTTTGTTGATGTTGTTTTCACTATTTGTAGTGAGTGCGAGAAGCAAGTGCATCTGCTCTTTAAGACATTTCGCGCTTTTCTCTTCAGAGAGAAAGTATAACAATAAAACACGTTTCTTTGACGAAAGAGTGAAGTTGGGTGTATTGGTAATGCATAACTAATGACCTCGCGCCAAATTTATGAGACAGGACAAGAGAAATGACGGAGTCCCTTctgtgtgttatttttttttgtgctacgtTATcagattcgtttttttttcatattgccaCAGACTTTTTTTATACCTAAACTGGTTATTTGCAATCGTAACACAATTAGACATGTAATGGATTAGATATGCATTGTGCAAAAAATAGCCCCAAATTTTCAAAGCAGTAAGAGCTTGCAAAGCTCTGCGCCACCTAAATATCTTCAGGAGACGCGTTGCGTCGTTACGTATACCGACAATATCTCATCAAGGCCTCACTGCAATGGAAGGAAGCGTCACTACATACGACCCATCCTTCCGTACACCCGCATTGCGTTTTTTAGTGACGATGCTGTAGTTGCTGATGTCGGTACGCGTAATGCTACGACTAACGTGACGTAATCTTTGACTTGTTTTTCATTCATTATTTTCGTACTTTCTCATTATTATTTGCACAAAAACAATTTCCACTGAAACAGCACGGTCAGTGCGATAGAAAACGAGTGTAGTCTAATATACTCCAATTGATGATATTTTCAAAATGAAGCATGAAATAATGTGGAGAAGTCATGGCGGCATTCTTTGAGGTTTCTTCTAGAAGGCACGTCCTTCTCAAAGCTTGTCGCACTCGCAAATTCTTCAAAAGAGATGTGGCTCTCTTTCGAGTTTCGCCTGACTTCTGATTACGTTAAATATTCGGGGTTTATTGGGTGAAGGTACTTAATGAAACCTGAATGAGATCAATGTACTCTTCAACATGAAGCTCAAGCGTTCTTCAAGCTTGTATACCAGCTCAAAGTGTTCGGCCTATACTAAACAAATCATTTGTATGCTCTGCCTTAGTTCTGCCAGTAGATATTTCTCGCAAATAGTTCTTTTCGGAAAATACTTTTCGTCAGTCCAGACGGTACTGCAGTGCGCCTAAAACGTTAAATATGTATATTGAACGTCTCCATTAGATTGTGCACTTTTTTGAAACCTTCGCAGGCAGCGATAAAAGCCCGACAGGCTGTGATCAACGACACGGTTGACTCGGAGAACTTGGCCGACTTGGTGGGCAGCGCGCTCGCTCACGTGGCCTTCTCCAGCTTGCCACCCGTTGAGCGAAATGCGAAGCTTCCGGGCCTCAACATGACGGCCGAGCAACTGTTCTTCATTGCCTACTGCGCCAAGTGGTGCGAGACGCAGAGTGTGCGTTCAGCCCGCTACGCCGCTGGCCGCTTGCGCTGCATCGTGCCACTCATGAACATGGCCGAGTTTTCAGACGCGTTCCGATGTGCGCCAAAAAGTCCCATGAATCCGACTGATAAGTGTGCCTTCTGGTCGTGACTGTGTGGCTTACATTCTTTCCTTTGCATATGCAGTTTGAATATGACTTTTCACTAACActaacatcgaaaaaaaaaaagctggaatgAAAACTCATAGGAATGACGAAGAATGAACGCTCTTTGATTTTTGTGAGTGTTTTGTAGCGTGAACACTTCTTCATTATTAAGAAACCGCAATGCTTGTGCGGATGACCATAACTGCTTGAACATGTAGAATGACTGCTTAAAATTAGTCTGCTCAATAAACTGTGTTTACTAGATGTTAATTCATAAGATTTTTTTATACTCATGCAATTTGGTCCTTATGAATGTACTCCTCGAGCGCTTAGAAGCAACGCGAGAACTTGCTCTTCCACAGCTTCCATTTCTGTTCTGGGAACAATAAAATATCAGTAATACCTGCATAAATTCATACTTTAAACACTGGTTTCTTAAGTCAgcttgatcgattgattgatatgtggggtttaacgtcccaaaaccctcatgtgattacgaaagacgccgtagtagaggactccagaaattttgaccacctgagactcttttacgtgcacccaaacctgaggaCTGTTATGACCGTGGTTCGCAGGCGCCGGAGGTttgggatgaagttgtcgaggcaggagcaACAGAGACTTGAAGAAAGTTTATTTACATTGTGTACACGGTGAGCTGTCGTACGTGGCGAGCTCTCGGATcattacatggcgagctctcggaTCTTTTGTTTCTCTACACGGTGCTCCTTCAAATGagtcgtggggggggggggggctcatcaGTAAGGGTATGTTCTCCCCAGATCCATAAATTAGGGAACACGTGCAGATGatactgtccaatcacagataacacacaactggcgaggggacgagcatgcacgacccacgtgaacgtccaatattcaGGCGTGATCACTGCACTCTCAGGTGACGCCAGCCGGGCTCTTTTTCTTCGTGTGTGTgccactggtcgaggggtcccaagctcgtgacagcatacatcaaagggtccgccgatctgttcgcttaattagcgtatgctgtatttgttgtccttTTTTGAACGGCTTACAGTGTCGTGGCGTCACGACGTCTaccctccggctaggagggacaatacctggcggtcataggcagccggccggtcggctacttgctAGAGGATCCCAAGAGCGCCGCTCTCTCGTCAGCCCTGGCGCCAGTCACAActgcacacgggcatacaacatttctgccccaatcagaaatgcagccaccgtagccgggattaaatcccggatTTCTATAATACTAATCAAGTCGGCTTTCTATCATAGTATTCTGTTTTGCTGTAAATGTGGAATGTGCCCTGATGCGAAGGGTTGAGCAGAACGATATAGGCAATAGACGGATTTGACATTCTCCGTCGTGTAATTAATCGCCACGGCCCGATTACTCCATTCAAGTTACGCTGAAAATGTAATTTATTCATGCGAATCGCGCATAAGCTAGCGTAGATCAACCGCATTCgttcaaaatttttttttagCGTGCCCTGATGTACTATCAAAATTCAACACACATGATTCAAAACCAGCAATTAAGTTGTACCAGCACCCAATGATTTTTGTTATTCTTGGCCTTACAACATGAAGGAAGGAATTGTCATAATTTGGGCCTGTTCGTTGGACATCAGAAATGATTTGCAGCGCGAGAAACATATACGCGTAATAAGAGACGTGGTGTCTTATGTAGCCACATGTAGCACTTGTGCCTTCATTTGCCTTTTATGTTTTCTTTGTAATTCCTGCGGTATAAATTGGTCAGTGAACTTATTCTTTTGTGATGACCGATGGCTATTTCACTTTTAGACCACACCTTACTTCATAAGTTAATGTAGTTCTTTAGCCGACATGATGCCTGTATAGGTTCTTTTTCGAAATGAGTGTTCACGCCAAAGAGGGGCTTCGTGGTGGAGTATTCGTCTTCCACGCATCTCGTACGGATTTTTGAGTCACATTCGATCACGGATTTTCTTTACTGCAAAAGCTGCTTTGAAATCACAAAAAGAAGCTGAAAatgaaaattctttttttttaaatttggcatataccacgtaccttgggaactGACGTTATGCGAATCATGCGGACTCAAGGCAACAATGTTGTAGTTTTTTTTATAGAGTGGCACGTTATGAAATTATGGGAAATATATCTACAAATGTTCCACGCACTGAGAAATGATGTTTTTTTCGTGCCTATCGGTCACGCTCCTT
The sequence above is drawn from the Rhipicephalus microplus isolate Deutch F79 chromosome 3, USDA_Rmic, whole genome shotgun sequence genome and encodes:
- the LOC142802909 gene encoding neprilysin-2-like, which encodes MHGYDVGGTEYDDEGKEREWATPAFLKKYTERALCLRRSHKAAAAIKARQAVINDTVDSENLADLVGSALAHVAFSSLPPVERNAKLPGLNMTAEQLFFIAYCAKWCETQSVRSARYAAGRLRCIVPLMNMAEFSDAFRCAPKSPMNPTDKCAFWS